CACAGCTTAAACCCATGATAGGCAATTCATTTAGCcgataaaaaataaatcataacGCAATACTGAGAGAAACTGAGAGCAACAAATTGATTCTACCTCTTTACTTCATCCATACATTATTTTACAAGAAGAAACCATAGCTATCGTTAATATAGTTCTACTAGGCACCCAAAAATTTGACAAAAAGGGTTAAGAGAAGAATATAAACAAAAGGCTTGGGAAGTTAATATCTTAACTATTATACAACAGATCATGAAAAAGGGAGATAGCCTAAGAAGAAGCAGCTATAGGAGTTGTCCCTCTAAAGAAATTGGGTGTTGATAATTCTGTATTTGCCTCTtcctcatcatcatcttcttcagaATCCCAAAGAAACCGAGCATATGATGCTAAAACAAAACTGCACAATCCATACAAAAagtcaaattaataaatatacaaacCCCAAATTCATTTCAATCAAAACATAGAAAGTCTAAGAATTAACCATTGCTATATACTAACAAACAAGTATATACGAGTCTATGAACAAGGTTTATAAATTTTGAATTGAGCATGAAATTGAGTCTTACCAATCATCTGGAGAGGCCTTAACAGCTTGATCAAAGTAAGTCTCTGCTCTTGAAGCATCCTTGTGACCTTGCCATATCAAGTCTCCATACATGGATAGAACATCACCATCATTCGGATTGGATAATATGGCTCTACCACAATACTCTTCTGCTTTCACAAAATCACCACGCACCTAAAAGCCAAACCAAATTTGATTAAACAAAAGCTTGAAAGAAGAAAACGCACACtgaaatatttgtaatttttctcatCTATCATACAATAAATGATTCAAAAAGCTTACATCTTTTAAATACTTGGCGTAATTGCTCAGAAGAAGAGAATTCCCCGGATTGGCTTCGATCATTTTTTGATAATACACATCAGTCCCATAATCCGAATCCCAAGACCCAGAATTCCCATCATCTCCACCGTTGGATCCACCATTACTACCACCCCCACCACAGATTTTCCCACCGCCACTACCAATTCCACCTCCTACCAAAACGCTCACCAACCCATTACCTCTGGATCCAATATAAGACTCTTGGTTTTGCGAGCTCGAAAATAAGCCCACCCCATTATCCAATGGCGCCGTCGTAGCACACTTAAGCCCATAACACCTGTCatcctcctcttcctctgaaAAACCATCAAGGATTTTGTCGTAAGACTTCTTCTTTGGCACCGAGAGGTCCCGGAGATCGGTCTCGGAGAAAGCCCGTGTCATCTTCGCCGTAGATGAATCCCTGGCCGGCGATGCTGAATACGACGATTGAGAAGAAGGTGAGGAGTAGGAGGAAGAGGAAAGGGAGAGTGATATGGAACGGTTTCTGGGTATATGGCTAGCTATCTCAGCCTCTGAACACGAATCCTTTGACTGAGACGAAAACCATTGATTCAAAATCGGAGTTGACGAGCTTCGTAGAAGCATTTTGTTTACAAAGAAATTTGATTAAAAATGAAAACCCAGAATCGATCTGGTTTTAGAGGGTAAAATCTCAGTCTCAAATGTCAGAGTAGGTTGAGAAGGAGGAGACTTGGTGATGGTGCTTTTATACTcgagaataaggaagaagaaggGATTCAATCTCAGCCGTCGATATTTCGGGTTATGTTGAAGACAATCAACGACGCATTGTGAAGCACGTGCTGTATTTGATGGTTCACTGCCCTATGCCTTGTTTGTTTGGCTTCACAAAAGAGCATTGCAATTATGCGGCACCGCGCTCTTTAGTAATATTTATTAGAGTAATTAACGGCGAAATctatttatgttttaatttttatacacttaattcttttattttttttttgtcgcaAAATCCCCTTATGTTTTAGTTTTAATACACTTAAccctttatctttttttttgtggcaaaaccctcttatgttttagttttaatacacttaacccccttatcttttattttggtggcaaaacccccttaaatttacttttctttgcaaatttaaagttttagctagatattaccgttaaatactaaTTGGAT
This Cannabis sativa cultivar Pink pepper isolate KNU-18-1 chromosome 6, ASM2916894v1, whole genome shotgun sequence DNA region includes the following protein-coding sequences:
- the LOC115725181 gene encoding uncharacterized protein LOC115725181, whose translation is MLLRSSSTPILNQWFSSQSKDSCSEAEIASHIPRNRSISLSLSSSSYSSPSSQSSYSASPARDSSTAKMTRAFSETDLRDLSVPKKKSYDKILDGFSEEEEDDRCYGLKCATTAPLDNGVGLFSSSQNQESYIGSRGNGLVSVLVGGGIGSGGGKICGGGGSNGGSNGGDDGNSGSWDSDYGTDVYYQKMIEANPGNSLLLSNYAKYLKDVRGDFVKAEEYCGRAILSNPNDGDVLSMYGDLIWQGHKDASRAETYFDQAVKASPDDCFVLASYARFLWDSEEDDDEEEANTELSTPNFFRGTTPIAASS